The sequence CAGCAGCAGTTCGGCCATGCGGGCCGCCTGCGCCGCGTCGCCGATCATGACGGGGGCGATGGCGTGGTCGCCGGGGAGGATGTCGAAGCCCTCCTCGGTCATCCGGCGGCGGAACAGCGCGGTGTTCTCGCCCAGCCGCACCCGCAGGTCGTCGGCGGACTCCAGCAGGTCGAGGACCTTCAGGGAGGCGGCGGCGATCACCGGGGCGAGGGTGTTGGAGAACAGGTACGGGCGGGAGCGCTGGCGCAGCAGGGCGACGATCTCGGCGCGGGCGGCGACGTAGCCGCCGGAGGCGCCGCCGAGGGCCTTGCCGAGGGTGCCGGTGACGATGTCGACGCGGTCCATGACGCCGTGCAGTTCGGGGGTGCCCCGGCCGGTCGGGCCGACGAAGCCGACGGCGTGCGAGTCGTCGACCATGACCATCGCGTCGTAGCGGTCGGCGAGGTCGCAGATCTCGCGCAGCGGGGCCACGTAGCCGTCCATGGAGAAGACGCCGTCGGTGACGATCAGCCGGCGGCGGGCGTCGGACGCCTCCTTCAGCTTGGCCTCCAGGTCCGCGAGGTCGCGGTTGGCGTAGCGGTACCGGCGGGCCTTGGACAGGCGGATGCCGTCGATGATGGAGGCGTGGTTGAGGGCGTCGGAGATCACCGCGTCCTCCTCGCCGAGCAGGGTCTCGAAGACACCGCCGTTGGCGTCGAAGCAGGAGGAGTACAGGATGGTGTCCTCCTGGCCGAGGAACGCCGACAGCCTGGCTTCCAGCTCCTTGTGCACCTCCTGGGTGCCGCAGATGAAGCGGACGGAGGCCATGCCGTAGCCCCAGCGGTCCAGGGCCTGGTGGGCGGCGGCGATCACCTCGGGGTGGTCGGCGAGGCCGAGGTAGTTGTTGGCGCAGAAGTTGAGGACCTCGCCGGGACGGCCGCCGGCGGTGACGCCCACGGTCGCGGACTGCGGGGTGCCGATGACCCGCTCGGGCTTGTGCAGGCCGGCGGCGCGGATCTCGTCCAGGGTGGCGCGCAGGTCGTCGCGCACGGTGTCGAACATGGGGGGCTCCTGAAGGTGCTCGCGGGTGAAGGGGGTCAGACGGTCCAGTCGAGGATGACCTTGCCGCCCTTGCCGCTCGCCGCGTCGGCGAAGGCGGCCTCGAAGTCGCGGTAGCCGTACCGGCCGGTGATCACGGGGGCGAGGTCGAGGCCGCCCTCCAGCAGCACCGACATCGCGTACCAGGTCTCGAACATCTCGCGGCCGTAGATGCCCTTGAGGGTGATCATCGAGGTGACGATCCGGGCCCAGTCGACGGGGAACTCCTCGGCGGGCAGGCCGAGCATGGCGATCCGGCCGCCGTGGGTCATGTTGGCGATCATGTCGCGCAGGGCCTCGGGGCGGCCGGACATCTCCAGGCCGATGTCGAAGCCCTCGCGCAGGCCCAGTGCGCGCTGGCCGTCGGCGATGGTGGAACCGGCGACGTTCAGGGCGAGGCTCGCGCCGATCTTGCGGGCCAG comes from Streptomyces sp. SCL15-4 and encodes:
- a CDS encoding glycine C-acetyltransferase, whose protein sequence is MFDTVRDDLRATLDEIRAAGLHKPERVIGTPQSATVGVTAGGRPGEVLNFCANNYLGLADHPEVIAAAHQALDRWGYGMASVRFICGTQEVHKELEARLSAFLGQEDTILYSSCFDANGGVFETLLGEEDAVISDALNHASIIDGIRLSKARRYRYANRDLADLEAKLKEASDARRRLIVTDGVFSMDGYVAPLREICDLADRYDAMVMVDDSHAVGFVGPTGRGTPELHGVMDRVDIVTGTLGKALGGASGGYVAARAEIVALLRQRSRPYLFSNTLAPVIAAASLKVLDLLESADDLRVRLGENTALFRRRMTEEGFDILPGDHAIAPVMIGDAAQAARMAELLLERGVYVIGFSYPVVPQGQARIRVQLSAAHSTEDVHRAVDAFVAARAELAA